DNA sequence from the Methanoculleus horonobensis genome:
GAGGCTCGCGGTCTTCGCCGCGGAACCGACGGCGATCCCGAGATCCGCCATCCGGACGATGCAGTTCGGGCCCCGGAACGGCGTGGCCGGGGGGGTTAGCTCGCGCTGGGCGTCGAGCATCTCCGCACAGGTGGCGTAGCCGCACCCGCCGCAGTCGAGCCCCACGGCATCGGCGAAGAGCGACCCGACGAGGAAGCAGGCGTCGCTCGCCGCGACGTTGCCCGCGTCCCTGATGAAGAACCCCACGTCGTGCTTCTCGCCGTACTCCCGCATCGCCCCGGCGAGCTGCTCCAACTCAGTGCCCGTGACGATCATCGTCTTGATGACGTCGCTGCCCTTCGCCTTCGGGGCGGTGCGGGCAGAGAGCGCCATCAGCCGGGCGACCATCTCTACGGCGTCTGATTCAAAGAACATGAGAGTACGTGGCCCCGACCCAAGATAAGGGTATGCCCGGGGGGGGTCGATACCTTTTTCCACGAACCCGCAAAAGAGCCGGACCGTCATGGCACCGGAGAAGAGTCTCGAAACCGCCACCTTCGGCGCAGGGTGTTTCTGGGGCGTCGAGGAGGCGTTCCGGCGCGTGCCGGGCGTCGTGGATACCGCGGTGGGGTTCATGGGCGGCACCGCCGAGAACCCGACCTATGAGGGCGTCTGCACGGGAAGGACCGGGCACGCCGAGGTCGTGCAGGTGACCTACGACCCGGAGAAGGTCTCGTACAGCAAACTCCTCGAAACGTTCTGGGACGCCCACGACCCGACCACCCCGAACCGGCAGGGGCCCGATATCGGGACGCAGTACCGGTCGGTGATATTCTTCCACACCCACGAGCAGGAGGCGGAGGCCCGGGCGTCGAAGGAGGAGATGGACCGATCGGGGAGGTTCCGCCGCCCCATCGTCACCGCGATCGAGCCCGCGGGAACGTTCTGGCGGGCGGAGGAGTACCACCAGCAGTACTTCGCGAAGCGCGGCGGCGGGCAGTGCCGGACGGTGTGGTAGGGGGCGGAAGGAGGTTTATTCGGGCTGGATCTCTGGGGGGCTGCGGTTAGAGGGATCGAGCGTTCTTATGCTAGAGGGTTATGACCCGGTGCTGGGATTCCCGCGCTCCGTCTAGCCATTCTCATGCTTCTCGGATAGTAGAAACGAGAGTAAAT
Encoded proteins:
- a CDS encoding ferredoxin domain-containing protein, with the protein product MFFESDAVEMVARLMALSARTAPKAKGSDVIKTMIVTGTELEQLAGAMREYGEKHDVGFFIRDAGNVAASDACFLVGSLFADAVGLDCGGCGYATCAEMLDAQRELTPPATPFRGPNCIVRMADLGIAVGSAAKTASLHNVDNRVMYSAGVGALSLGWLEGCGVAYGIPLRAAGKDIFFDRTR
- the msrA gene encoding peptide-methionine (S)-S-oxide reductase MsrA; this encodes MAPEKSLETATFGAGCFWGVEEAFRRVPGVVDTAVGFMGGTAENPTYEGVCTGRTGHAEVVQVTYDPEKVSYSKLLETFWDAHDPTTPNRQGPDIGTQYRSVIFFHTHEQEAEARASKEEMDRSGRFRRPIVTAIEPAGTFWRAEEYHQQYFAKRGGGQCRTVW